A stretch of Castanea sativa cultivar Marrone di Chiusa Pesio chromosome 2, ASM4071231v1 DNA encodes these proteins:
- the LOC142623987 gene encoding AP-3 complex subunit sigma isoform X1 gives MIRSVMVMNTQGKPRLAKFYDFQIEFHSLISDCREATGAYPQRFWSRAENVSNFLDAASIFGPDSSLVYKHYATLYFVLVFDSSENELAMLDLIQVFVETLDKCFKNVCELDIVFNYSKIHTILDEMIFGGQVLETSSTELVKAVEEISRLESASNSITLVPKSVSGWRNR, from the exons ATGATACGATCGGTGATGGTAATGAACACTCAGGGCAAGCCTCGCCTTGCCAAATTCTACGATTTCCAg ATTGAGTTTCATTCTTTGATTTCAGACTGTCGAGAAGCAACAGGAGCTTATCCGCAGCGTTTTTGGAG TAGAGCTGAGAATGTAAGCAATTTCTTAGATGCGGCGTCTATTTTTGGTCcg gaTAGCAGTCTTGTATACAAGCACTATGCAACACTTTACTTCGTTTTAGTTTTCGATAGTTCTGAAAATGAGCTGGCCATGCTCGACTTGATACAAg TATTTGTGGAAACACTGGACAAATGCTTTAAAAATGTATGCGAGCTTGACATTGTGTTCAACTATAGCAAG ATACATACTATTTTAGATGAAATGATTTTTGGAGGCCAAGTGCTGGAAACAAGTTCTACAGAACTCGTGAAGGCTGTTGAAGAAATATCAAG GTTAGAGTCTGCCTCCAATTCCATCACCCTTGTCCCCAAGTCTGTTTCTGGTTGGCGGAATCGATAG
- the LOC142623987 gene encoding AP-3 complex subunit sigma isoform X3 encodes MIRSVMVMNTQGKPRLAKFYDFQTVEKQQELIRSVFGVLCSRAENVSNFLDAASIFGPDSSLVYKHYATLYFVLVFDSSENELAMLDLIQVFVETLDKCFKNVCELDIVFNYSKIHTILDEMIFGGQVLETSSTELVKAVEEISRLESASNSITLVPKSVSGWRNR; translated from the exons ATGATACGATCGGTGATGGTAATGAACACTCAGGGCAAGCCTCGCCTTGCCAAATTCTACGATTTCCAg ACTGTCGAGAAGCAACAGGAGCTTATCCGCAGCGTTTTTGGAG TCTTATGCAGTAGAGCTGAGAATGTAAGCAATTTCTTAGATGCGGCGTCTATTTTTGGTCcg gaTAGCAGTCTTGTATACAAGCACTATGCAACACTTTACTTCGTTTTAGTTTTCGATAGTTCTGAAAATGAGCTGGCCATGCTCGACTTGATACAAg TATTTGTGGAAACACTGGACAAATGCTTTAAAAATGTATGCGAGCTTGACATTGTGTTCAACTATAGCAAG ATACATACTATTTTAGATGAAATGATTTTTGGAGGCCAAGTGCTGGAAACAAGTTCTACAGAACTCGTGAAGGCTGTTGAAGAAATATCAAG GTTAGAGTCTGCCTCCAATTCCATCACCCTTGTCCCCAAGTCTGTTTCTGGTTGGCGGAATCGATAG
- the LOC142623987 gene encoding AP-3 complex subunit sigma isoform X2, whose translation MIRSVMVMNTQGKPRLAKFYDFQIEFHSLISDCREATGAYPQRFWRAENVSNFLDAASIFGPDSSLVYKHYATLYFVLVFDSSENELAMLDLIQVFVETLDKCFKNVCELDIVFNYSKIHTILDEMIFGGQVLETSSTELVKAVEEISRLESASNSITLVPKSVSGWRNR comes from the exons ATGATACGATCGGTGATGGTAATGAACACTCAGGGCAAGCCTCGCCTTGCCAAATTCTACGATTTCCAg ATTGAGTTTCATTCTTTGATTTCAGACTGTCGAGAAGCAACAGGAGCTTATCCGCAGCGTTTTTGGAG AGCTGAGAATGTAAGCAATTTCTTAGATGCGGCGTCTATTTTTGGTCcg gaTAGCAGTCTTGTATACAAGCACTATGCAACACTTTACTTCGTTTTAGTTTTCGATAGTTCTGAAAATGAGCTGGCCATGCTCGACTTGATACAAg TATTTGTGGAAACACTGGACAAATGCTTTAAAAATGTATGCGAGCTTGACATTGTGTTCAACTATAGCAAG ATACATACTATTTTAGATGAAATGATTTTTGGAGGCCAAGTGCTGGAAACAAGTTCTACAGAACTCGTGAAGGCTGTTGAAGAAATATCAAG GTTAGAGTCTGCCTCCAATTCCATCACCCTTGTCCCCAAGTCTGTTTCTGGTTGGCGGAATCGATAG
- the LOC142623986 gene encoding uncharacterized protein LOC142623986 encodes MDAATTHENDDDEDDINPLTMILPDDQNDNDAKRFSTAQQPQQHYVRSIDSTVVIRQLPSQGISFQLWPAATTLVTLLDHHRCDPSNSPLSSTLLDQRRSLNILELGSGTGLVGIAAAATLGANVTVTDLPHVITNLQFNAEANAAVLAANGGTVHVAPLRWGEADDVNLIGRDFDLVLASDVVYHDHLYGPLLETLRSLLLVDREVQSKSQSQTEKKETETVFVMAHLRRWKKDSVFFKKARKLFHVDVLHVDRPSQGSRVGVVVYRFARKPQSLNSALANVSLT; translated from the coding sequence ATGGATGCTGCTACTACTCATGAAAACGACGATGATGAAGACGACATAAACCCACTCACAATGATCCTACCAGATGACCAAAACGACAACGATGCTAAGAGATTCTCTACGGCTCAACAACCACAGCAGCATTACGTCCGTTCGATCGACTCAACGGTGGTGATCAGGCAGCTCCCATCGCAAGGCATATCGTTCCAGCTCTGGCCCGCAGCAACCACTCTCGTCACCCTCCTAGATCACCACCGCTGTGACCCTAGCAATAGTCCCTTGTCTTCCACACTCCTCGATCAACGTCGCAGTCTCAATATCCTCGAGCTTGGATCCGGAACTGGTCTTGTCGGAATCGCAGCAGCCGCTACTCTCGGCGCTAATGTCACGGTCACCGACCTCCCACACGTCATCACGAACCTCCAGTTCAACGCTGAAGCGAACGCCGCCGTTTTGGCCGCGAACGGCGGGACCGTCCACGTGGCGCCGCTGAGGTGGGGAGAGGCCGATGATGTGAATTTGATTGGGCGAGACTTCGATCTTGTACTGGCCTCGGATGTAGTGTATCACGATCACCTCTACGGGCCTTTGCTCGAAACGCTACGCTCGTTGTTGCTCGTTGACCGCGAGGTTCAAAGTAAAAGTCAAAGTCaaactgaaaagaaagaaacagaaaCAGTGTTTGTTATGGCACATTTGAGGCGGTGGAAAAAGGACTCGGTTTTCTTCAAGAAGGCAAGGAAGCTCTTTCACGTTGATGTTCTTCATGTGGATCGTCCTAGCCAAGGGTCTAGGGTTGGAGTTGTTGTTTACCGTTTTGCTAGGAAGCCTCAAAGTTTGAATTCTGCATTGGCAAACGTTAGCTTGACTTGA